A region from the Mucilaginibacter sp. CSA2-8R genome encodes:
- the mrdA gene encoding penicillin-binding protein 2 translates to MNSYFERRYVVTGIFVTIALILLGRLFYIQIIDDRYALFADNNVLRKTIIFPARGPILDRNGKILAQNLPVYNVLVTPKRMKPFDTLEFCKMIGIDKAGFDKRLSKAKKYSPYKPTIFEKQISVEKYAPLQERLSEFPGFDVEARTVRTYPDSVAAHFVGFTGEVNDKKIAESAGYYRQGDYIGISGVERSFENVLRGQRGVRYRMVDSRNVEKGAFANGAFDTVAIAGEPLMSSLDIRIQKLGEKLMQNKVGSIVAIEPSTGEILAFVSSPTYDPNLMVGRERGNNMMKMYKDPYKPMLVRPIQATYAPGSSFKPLDALIALQEGIITPQTTFFCPHYYQAGNHRVGCEHFDGVTDLRKGIAQSCNTYFCNVFDRLMNANGAKNIRPTLTKWKGQVNKFGFGVKLDVELPFEYRGNVPTPLHFDNVFGKNRWRSSSIISLAIGQGELLATPLQLANVEAVIANRGYFYKPHLIKAIGDKKITKAEYTQRNDVGIDAQYFEPVIDGMQDVVDHGTAEASRIPGIVMCGKTGTVQNSRGKNHSVFVGFAPRDTPRIAIAVIVENGGYGASWAAPIGSYMIEKYLRNAITRPKAEVNYIINHNLLPPPPGWKPPVKKLSKKDSLMVDSLRKDGFKKNWKKIDSIKRHFKKHHTDTAKHAIELKSASRPAKHDSSRYKLVAYQPKRKEDEQ, encoded by the coding sequence ATGAACAGCTATTTTGAGCGACGCTACGTAGTTACCGGCATATTTGTAACTATTGCCCTGATACTTTTGGGGCGGTTGTTTTACATACAGATTATTGACGACCGGTATGCCTTATTTGCCGACAATAATGTACTGCGCAAAACCATCATTTTTCCGGCTCGCGGACCCATCTTAGACCGTAACGGAAAAATATTAGCGCAGAACCTGCCGGTATACAACGTTTTGGTAACCCCAAAACGCATGAAGCCTTTTGATACCCTGGAGTTTTGCAAAATGATAGGGATTGACAAGGCGGGTTTTGACAAAAGGCTGTCTAAAGCCAAAAAGTACTCTCCGTACAAACCAACCATATTTGAAAAACAAATCTCGGTTGAAAAATATGCCCCTTTACAGGAGCGCTTATCTGAATTTCCCGGATTTGATGTGGAAGCACGCACTGTTCGCACCTATCCAGATTCGGTAGCGGCTCACTTTGTTGGTTTTACCGGCGAAGTAAACGATAAAAAGATAGCAGAATCAGCCGGTTACTACAGGCAGGGCGATTACATTGGCATTTCTGGCGTAGAACGATCTTTTGAAAATGTTTTGAGAGGACAGCGAGGCGTACGATACCGCATGGTTGACTCGCGAAATGTAGAGAAAGGTGCATTTGCCAACGGTGCTTTTGATACGGTGGCCATAGCTGGTGAACCATTAATGTCTTCGTTAGACATTCGCATACAGAAGCTCGGTGAAAAACTAATGCAAAATAAGGTGGGTAGTATTGTAGCCATTGAACCCTCAACCGGTGAAATCTTAGCCTTTGTAAGCAGCCCTACTTATGATCCTAATCTAATGGTAGGGCGCGAACGTGGTAACAACATGATGAAGATGTATAAGGACCCTTACAAGCCTATGCTGGTACGACCTATACAAGCTACTTATGCTCCCGGCTCCTCATTTAAACCGTTAGATGCGTTAATTGCCTTGCAAGAAGGTATTATAACCCCTCAAACCACGTTTTTTTGTCCGCATTATTACCAAGCTGGTAATCATAGGGTAGGTTGTGAGCACTTTGATGGAGTTACCGATTTGCGTAAAGGTATTGCACAATCATGTAATACTTATTTCTGTAATGTTTTTGACCGCCTAATGAATGCTAACGGTGCCAAGAACATCCGCCCAACACTTACTAAGTGGAAAGGACAGGTAAACAAATTTGGTTTTGGCGTTAAGCTTGACGTCGAACTGCCATTTGAGTATCGTGGTAACGTTCCTACTCCTCTCCACTTTGATAACGTTTTTGGTAAAAACAGATGGCGGTCCAGTTCTATTATTTCCTTAGCTATTGGCCAGGGTGAGTTACTGGCTACGCCATTACAATTAGCAAACGTAGAAGCTGTTATTGCCAACAGAGGTTACTTTTATAAACCTCACCTCATTAAAGCCATCGGCGACAAAAAAATCACTAAAGCTGAATATACTCAAAGAAACGATGTGGGCATAGACGCTCAATACTTTGAGCCGGTGATAGACGGTATGCAAGACGTGGTAGATCATGGTACCGCCGAAGCATCACGCATTCCGGGCATTGTAATGTGTGGAAAAACAGGTACAGTACAAAATAGCCGTGGTAAAAACCACTCGGTGTTTGTAGGCTTTGCTCCACGCGATACACCGCGCATAGCTATCGCTGTTATTGTTGAAAACGGTGGCTACGGCGCCTCCTGGGCTGCCCCTATTGGCAGTTATATGATCGAGAAATACCTGCGCAATGCTATTACACGGCCTAAGGCAGAGGTTAACTACATTATTAACCACAATTTATTGCCTCCACCTCCGGGCTGGAAACCGCCGGTTAAAAAGCTATCAAAAAAAGACAGCCTGATGGTTGATAGTTTGCGTAAAGATGGCTTTAAAAAGAACTGGAAGAAAATAGACAGCATTAAACGGCATTTTAAAAAACATCATACAGATACTGCCAAACATGCTATCGAGTTAAAGTCGGCATCCCGACCGGCTAAGCACGATAGCAGCCGGTATAAATTGGTTGCTTACCAGCCCAAACGCAAAGAGGATGAACAATAA
- a CDS encoding DUF1801 domain-containing protein has product MSQIDPRVDAYISKSADFAQPILNHLRQLVHRTSPQIQETMKWSMPFFEYKGTLCNMAAFKEHCTFGFWKGAMLADPNKILNIKDDNSMGQLGRITSLADLPTDELLIQYIQEAILLNEQGVKVVKAKPTAKTELLIPEYLTELFKEYPQAQLNFDKGSYSYKKEYLDWIVEAKTDATRQKRMQTAMEWLAEGKSKNWKYQR; this is encoded by the coding sequence ATGAGCCAAATCGATCCCCGTGTTGACGCTTATATCAGCAAATCTGCTGATTTTGCGCAACCCATTCTTAATCATTTACGACAATTAGTTCATCGCACATCTCCGCAAATTCAGGAAACCATGAAATGGAGTATGCCTTTTTTTGAGTATAAGGGTACGCTTTGTAATATGGCTGCGTTTAAAGAGCACTGCACTTTTGGTTTTTGGAAGGGTGCCATGCTTGCTGATCCGAACAAAATACTCAACATTAAAGACGATAATAGCATGGGCCAGTTAGGCCGCATTACAAGCCTGGCCGATTTACCTACCGACGAATTGCTTATACAATACATTCAAGAAGCTATATTACTAAACGAGCAAGGTGTTAAAGTCGTTAAAGCTAAACCAACAGCTAAAACCGAATTATTAATTCCGGAATATTTGACCGAGTTGTTTAAAGAATACCCGCAGGCGCAGTTAAACTTTGATAAAGGCAGCTACTCATACAAAAAAGAATACTTGGATTGGATAGTAGAAGCTAAAACAGATGCAACACGTCAAAAACGTATGCAAACAGCAATGGAGTGGTTGGCCGAAGGCAAATCAAAAAACTGGAAATATCAACGGTAG
- a CDS encoding MarC family protein translates to MILFAIIDIIGTIPIIISLRQRAGHIESEKASLTVLALMIAFLFVGEELLKIIGLDIASFAIAGSLVIFIIAMEMILGISFFKEDEHVPATVSIVPLAFPLIAGAGTMTTLLSLKSQYATTNIIIGITLNTIIVYVVLKNVSLLERMLGKTGLGVLRKAFGVILLAIAIKLFRSNSGL, encoded by the coding sequence ATGATATTATTTGCCATCATCGATATAATAGGCACCATACCTATCATTATCAGTTTGCGGCAACGTGCCGGACATATCGAGTCGGAAAAAGCTTCCCTTACGGTGCTGGCCCTCATGATTGCTTTTCTGTTTGTGGGCGAAGAATTGCTTAAAATCATTGGCCTCGATATCGCGTCATTTGCTATTGCCGGCTCTTTGGTAATTTTTATTATTGCCATGGAGATGATATTAGGCATCTCGTTTTTTAAAGAGGACGAACATGTTCCGGCTACTGTCTCCATCGTTCCCCTGGCCTTCCCCCTCATTGCTGGTGCAGGCACCATGACTACCTTGCTTTCTCTCAAATCACAATATGCTACCACCAATATCATCATCGGTATTACGCTCAATACTATTATCGTTTACGTAGTACTCAAAAATGTGAGCCTTTTAGAGCGGATGCTGGGTAAAACGGGTTTAGGTGTGTTGCGCAAAGCGTTTGGCGTTATTTTACTGGCTATTGCTATTAAATTGTTCAGGAGCAATAGCGGCCTTTAA
- the purH gene encoding bifunctional phosphoribosylaminoimidazolecarboxamide formyltransferase/IMP cyclohydrolase: MSQSIQIKNALISVYYKDHLEPVIQELNRLGVKIYSTGGTETFIRSLGADVIAVEDLTSYPSILGGRVKTLHPKVFGGILARRNFESDEKQLVQYEIPEIDLVIVDLYPFEETVRSGAAHDDVIEKIDIGGISLIRAAAKNFKDVVIVASKNDYQQLDEILKTQDGTTTLDQRRQFAQKAFNITSHYDTSIFQYFNLDQGEANPPLPVFKQSIQTSQTLRYGENPHQQGTFYGNLEAMFTKLHGKELSYNNLVDVDAAVALIDEFTDPTIAILKHTNACGIATRSFIKEAWIDALACDPVSAFGGVIIANDEINAETASEISTIFFEVLIAPAYTDEALQILKGKKNRIILIRQTVELGVKQFKTLLNGVIEQDKDLVIEGPEQMTTVTGQQPTAQELKDLFFANKVVKHTKSNTVVLAKNNQLLASGVGQTSRVDALRQAIEKARTFGFDLQGAVMASDAFFPFPDCVEIAADAGITAVLQPGGSIKDQDSVNMANQKGISMVTTGVRHFKH, translated from the coding sequence ATGAGCCAGTCTATTCAAATTAAAAACGCTTTAATTTCAGTTTACTACAAGGATCATTTAGAACCGGTAATTCAGGAATTAAATCGTTTGGGCGTGAAAATATATTCAACCGGCGGAACCGAAACATTTATACGCAGCCTGGGTGCTGATGTTATTGCCGTTGAAGATTTAACCTCCTATCCATCTATCTTGGGCGGACGTGTAAAAACCCTTCATCCTAAAGTATTTGGTGGCATACTGGCCCGCCGCAATTTTGAATCGGACGAGAAGCAACTGGTTCAATACGAGATACCCGAAATTGATTTAGTTATTGTTGACCTGTATCCGTTTGAAGAAACCGTACGTTCGGGTGCAGCACACGATGATGTGATTGAGAAAATTGACATTGGCGGTATTTCATTAATCCGCGCTGCAGCCAAAAACTTCAAGGATGTGGTTATCGTGGCTTCTAAAAATGACTACCAGCAATTGGACGAAATTCTTAAAACGCAGGACGGTACAACCACATTAGACCAACGCCGTCAGTTTGCACAAAAGGCGTTCAACATCACTTCGCATTACGATACCTCTATATTCCAGTATTTTAATTTAGATCAAGGTGAGGCTAATCCGCCGCTGCCTGTATTTAAGCAAAGCATACAAACCAGCCAAACATTGCGCTACGGCGAAAATCCGCATCAGCAAGGCACTTTTTATGGTAACCTGGAGGCCATGTTTACCAAATTGCATGGCAAAGAATTATCATACAATAACCTGGTGGATGTAGATGCCGCCGTGGCATTGATTGACGAATTTACTGATCCTACTATCGCTATTTTAAAACATACTAACGCTTGCGGCATTGCTACACGTTCTTTTATTAAAGAAGCATGGATTGATGCCCTGGCCTGTGATCCGGTATCGGCTTTTGGTGGCGTTATTATTGCTAACGACGAAATTAACGCCGAAACTGCATCTGAGATTAGCACGATATTCTTCGAGGTATTGATAGCACCAGCTTACACTGATGAGGCCCTGCAAATACTAAAAGGGAAAAAGAACCGTATAATACTCATTCGCCAAACGGTGGAGTTGGGTGTAAAACAGTTTAAAACCTTACTAAACGGTGTAATTGAGCAGGATAAAGATTTGGTGATTGAAGGCCCTGAGCAAATGACTACCGTTACCGGGCAACAGCCAACAGCACAAGAACTAAAAGATTTATTTTTTGCTAATAAAGTAGTAAAACACACCAAATCAAACACCGTAGTACTGGCTAAAAACAACCAGTTACTGGCCAGTGGTGTTGGGCAAACATCAAGGGTTGACGCTTTACGCCAGGCTATTGAGAAAGCCCGTACTTTTGGCTTTGACTTACAAGGTGCTGTAATGGCTTCAGATGCATTTTTTCCGTTTCCGGATTGCGTCGAAATTGCTGCCGATGCAGGCATCACTGCCGTGTTACAGCCCGGCGGTTCTATTAAAGACCAAGACTCTGTTAACATGGCTAACCAAAAAGGTATTAGCATGGTAACCACTGGAGTAAGGCACTTTAAACATTAA
- the mreC gene encoding rod shape-determining protein MreC, whose amino-acid sequence MRNLLIFISKYNAFFLFLIFEITSLIIYVKYNSFQRATFINTANQVSGTLYARASEVSSYVKLKDVNDSLASENARLRGMLNSAYYADTLAKHTVNDTTYKQQYSYIEARVVNNSITKRNNYITIQKGSKDGVAKGMGVICGSGVVGKIILTSEHFSIIQSFLHKDTKVSAMLGDTKDIGSLVWGNELNPHMGVLMDIPNHVKARVGEWVVTSTYSDLFPAGIPLGKVMNLHAKGGGFFLNMEVNLSVDFAKLEYVYVVNNKLAQERTALETQKPNE is encoded by the coding sequence ATGCGTAACCTTTTGATTTTCATCAGCAAGTACAACGCATTTTTTTTATTTCTGATTTTTGAAATTACCTCGCTGATTATTTACGTTAAATACAACTCATTTCAGCGGGCTACTTTTATTAACACGGCTAACCAGGTTAGCGGTACTTTATATGCCCGGGCAAGCGAAGTAAGCAGCTATGTTAAGCTTAAAGATGTTAACGACAGCCTGGCCTCAGAAAATGCCCGCTTACGAGGCATGCTCAACTCGGCCTACTATGCCGATACCCTGGCTAAGCATACCGTTAATGATACAACTTACAAGCAGCAGTACAGTTACATTGAGGCACGGGTGGTAAACAACAGTATAACAAAACGTAATAACTATATCACTATACAAAAAGGCAGTAAAGATGGTGTGGCGAAAGGCATGGGCGTCATTTGCGGATCCGGTGTGGTGGGTAAAATCATTTTGACATCAGAGCATTTTTCTATAATCCAATCCTTTTTACATAAAGATACTAAGGTAAGCGCCATGCTGGGCGACACGAAAGACATCGGCAGCCTGGTGTGGGGAAATGAGCTAAACCCACATATGGGTGTGTTAATGGACATACCCAACCACGTAAAAGCGCGTGTTGGAGAATGGGTAGTTACCTCTACCTATTCAGACCTGTTTCCGGCCGGTATCCCTTTGGGTAAGGTAATGAATTTACACGCTAAAGGCGGCGGCTTTTTTCTTAATATGGAAGTTAACCTGTCAGTCGATTTTGCCAAGCTCGAGTATGTTTACGTAGTTAATAACAAATTGGCTCAGGAACGTACTGCATTAGAAACACAAAAGCCCAATGAGTAG
- a CDS encoding rod shape-determining protein, producing the protein MGLFNFFTQEVAIDLGTANTLIIHNDKVVVDEPSIVAFDRKTNKVIAIGKQAMQMEGKTHDNIRTVRPLKDGVIADFDAAEHMIRGMIKMINKGKGWFFPSLRMVICIPSGITEVEKRAVHQSAEIAGAKEVYLIHEPMAAAVGIGIDVEEPMGNMIIDIGGGTTEIAVIALSGIVCDQSIRVAGDNFDSDIVQYIRRQHNIMIGDRTAEKIKIEVGAALPELADPPGDFAVQGRDLMTGVPKQITVSYTEIAHCLDKSISKIEEAILKALEITPPELSADIYQTGIYLTGGGALLRGLDKRVAAKTKLPVHVAEDPLRAVVRGTGTALKNIGNYKFLMQ; encoded by the coding sequence ATGGGTTTATTTAATTTTTTCACACAAGAAGTTGCTATTGATTTAGGAACTGCAAATACCCTGATAATACATAACGACAAAGTGGTGGTTGATGAACCCTCTATTGTAGCATTTGACCGCAAAACCAATAAAGTAATTGCTATTGGTAAACAGGCTATGCAAATGGAGGGTAAAACCCATGATAATATACGAACTGTACGCCCGCTTAAAGACGGCGTAATAGCCGATTTTGATGCTGCCGAGCACATGATACGCGGCATGATAAAAATGATTAACAAAGGCAAAGGATGGTTCTTCCCTTCTTTGCGTATGGTAATCTGTATACCATCGGGCATTACCGAGGTAGAAAAGCGCGCGGTACACCAGTCGGCCGAAATTGCCGGTGCTAAAGAGGTTTACCTCATACATGAGCCTATGGCTGCAGCGGTTGGTATTGGTATCGACGTTGAGGAGCCTATGGGTAACATGATAATCGATATTGGTGGTGGTACTACCGAGATTGCGGTTATTGCCCTCTCAGGTATTGTGTGCGATCAGTCTATCCGGGTAGCAGGCGATAACTTTGACTCTGATATTGTTCAGTACATCCGCCGCCAGCACAACATCATGATTGGCGACCGTACTGCGGAGAAAATCAAAATTGAAGTTGGTGCCGCTTTACCTGAACTGGCCGATCCTCCGGGTGATTTTGCTGTTCAAGGGCGTGATTTAATGACGGGTGTGCCTAAGCAAATAACTGTTTCTTACACCGAAATTGCACACTGCCTGGATAAATCTATCTCTAAAATTGAGGAAGCTATCCTGAAAGCGCTGGAAATTACCCCACCGGAGTTATCAGCCGATATTTATCAGACAGGTATTTACCTTACGGGTGGTGGCGCATTACTGCGTGGTTTGGACAAACGTGTAGCTGCTAAAACTAAATTACCGGTTCACGTAGCCGAAGATCCGTTGCGCGCGGTAGTACGCGGCACCGGTACCGCCTTAAAAAACATAGGCAATTATAAGTTCTTGATGCAATAA
- the rodA gene encoding rod shape-determining protein RodA translates to MNNNRRSFFFNVDWVTVLIYLALCTIGWFNIHAAVFDDSHPDLIDLETQYGKQFIFIISAVVLGGVILLLDSRFFISIAPVFYVVTVLLLMVVLVVGRNVGGNQAWIPLGSFKLQPSEFAKFSTCLLLARYLSGINIRITELKSFFIAAGIIVLPMMLIMLQPDTGSTLVFCSLIFVLYREGLSPYFLIIAGLSIVLFICSLLFNQLYVIGMLVALTVAGIFLFRLRRETVVGLVGGLVLAIGFIFSVNFIYKNVLQAHQKSRIDELLGISSDIKGVGYNVNQSKIAIGSGKLWGKGYLNGTQTKYSFVPEQSTDFIFCTVGEEWGFAGSVVVIGLFTFLLLRIIMMAERQRSPFSRVYGYGVASIIFFHVVINIGMTIGVVPVIGIPLPFISYGGSSLWSFTILLFILIKLDSNRLGHVL, encoded by the coding sequence ATGAACAATAACAGGCGCAGCTTCTTTTTTAACGTAGACTGGGTAACGGTACTCATTTACCTGGCCCTTTGCACTATCGGCTGGTTTAACATCCATGCTGCCGTGTTTGACGATTCGCATCCCGACCTTATTGATTTAGAAACCCAGTACGGCAAGCAATTTATCTTTATCATATCGGCTGTAGTGTTGGGTGGCGTCATCCTATTGCTCGACAGCCGCTTTTTTATTAGTATTGCACCCGTTTTTTATGTTGTTACGGTACTGCTGTTGATGGTTGTACTGGTGGTGGGCCGCAATGTAGGTGGCAACCAGGCATGGATACCTTTAGGCAGTTTTAAACTGCAACCGTCGGAATTTGCCAAGTTTAGCACCTGCTTGCTGCTGGCGCGTTACCTGAGTGGTATTAATATCCGCATCACGGAGTTAAAATCTTTCTTCATCGCGGCCGGCATCATCGTCCTGCCTATGATGCTCATTATGCTGCAGCCCGATACGGGTTCTACCCTGGTATTTTGTTCGCTCATCTTTGTATTATACCGCGAGGGGCTATCGCCCTATTTTTTAATTATCGCGGGCTTATCCATCGTACTATTCATCTGCTCGCTGCTATTTAATCAGTTATATGTTATTGGCATGTTGGTGGCTTTAACAGTAGCAGGAATCTTTTTATTTCGGTTAAGGCGCGAGACTGTTGTTGGTTTGGTTGGCGGATTAGTGCTTGCTATTGGGTTTATATTCAGCGTTAATTTTATTTATAAAAACGTATTACAAGCGCACCAAAAATCTCGTATTGATGAGCTTTTAGGCATCTCGAGTGACATTAAAGGTGTAGGCTATAACGTCAATCAATCTAAAATAGCGATTGGCTCGGGCAAGCTTTGGGGTAAAGGTTATTTGAACGGTACCCAAACCAAATACTCTTTCGTACCCGAGCAGAGTACAGATTTTATTTTTTGTACCGTTGGCGAAGAGTGGGGTTTTGCGGGTTCGGTAGTGGTGATTGGTCTTTTTACATTTTTGCTTTTGCGCATCATTATGATGGCCGAACGGCAGCGGTCACCTTTTTCAAGGGTCTACGGCTATGGCGTAGCCTCCATCATTTTTTTTCACGTGGTGATCAATATTGGTATGACTATAGGTGTTGTGCCGGTTATTGGCATCCCCCTCCCTTTCATCAGCTATGGCGGATCGTCATTATGGAGTTTTACCATCTTGTTGTTTATTCTCATCAAGCTTGATTCGAACCGATTAGGGCACGTTTTGTAA
- the purN gene encoding phosphoribosylglycinamide formyltransferase — protein sequence MKTRIAILASGSGSNAQKIMEHFKNHADSEVVLVLTNNPQAYVLQRADNFEIPTHVFSRQEFYQTDDVVKLLKKMEVDLIVLAGFLWLVPVSLLKAFPNQIINIHPALLPKYGGKGMYGDHVHQAVLKNGETESGITIHFVNEHFDEGEMIHQAKFRIEPSDDLNAVKLKGQQLEHQHFPKVIEALAAKMKSAPESK from the coding sequence TTGAAAACCAGGATAGCCATTTTAGCCTCAGGATCGGGATCTAACGCCCAGAAAATAATGGAGCATTTTAAAAACCATGCTGATAGCGAGGTTGTTCTGGTGCTTACTAATAATCCGCAGGCTTACGTATTGCAACGCGCCGACAATTTTGAAATTCCGACTCATGTTTTTTCGCGCCAGGAGTTTTATCAAACTGATGACGTGGTTAAACTTTTGAAAAAGATGGAAGTAGATTTAATTGTACTGGCCGGCTTTTTATGGCTAGTACCGGTATCATTACTTAAAGCTTTCCCTAATCAAATTATTAATATTCACCCGGCCCTGTTACCCAAATATGGCGGCAAAGGCATGTATGGCGACCACGTGCACCAGGCAGTTTTAAAGAACGGAGAAACCGAATCGGGCATCACTATTCATTTTGTAAATGAGCATTTTGATGAAGGTGAGATGATACACCAAGCAAAATTTAGGATTGAGCCCAGCGACGATCTAAATGCTGTCAAACTCAAAGGCCAGCAGTTAGAGCATCAGCACTTTCCGAAAGTAATAGAAGCACTTGCAGCTAAGATGAAAAGCGCTCCTGAAAGCAAATAA
- a CDS encoding FAD-dependent oxidoreductase: MEQQQLNTPGKVTSGTHISCWTDTVKPLEFFKLTSPLKTQVAVIGAGIAGLTVAYCLAKAGKQVVVLEDGLIGSGETGRTTAHIANALDDRYSEIESLFGEEGARYAAESHTAAINLIEQICREENIDCDFKRVDGYLFLHPSDKKKSLDDELTATHKAGIATDMIYSVSGIPTESGPSLKFPQQAQFHPLKYLNGLAEAFTRLGGRIYTKTHADKVKEGVVEANGFKVEAEQIVVATNTPFNDWATMHTKQSPYRSYVIVAKVPKDKIEPALWWDTGDQNSVWPSMPYNYVRTQPYDDQYDLLIHGGADHKTAQANKEDEPEEERYKRLETWLRERFPQAEEIVYRWSGQVMEPVDDLGFIGKNPGDENIYIVTGDSGNGMTHGTLAGILITDLITGKENRWAKLYDPGRITVTLHTAKTYLQEQYTTLTQFVDYLLPSDVESLQSVKPGEAAIVGKLKKVAVYRDEAGTFSAYSAVCPHMGCVVQWNNDEKSFDCPCHGSRFTCKGELMNGPANANLEAVKVPGQ, encoded by the coding sequence ATGGAACAGCAACAACTTAATACACCCGGTAAGGTAACCTCAGGTACGCACATCTCTTGCTGGACGGACACCGTTAAGCCGCTTGAATTTTTTAAACTTACCAGCCCGTTAAAAACACAAGTAGCCGTTATAGGTGCAGGTATAGCCGGTTTGACGGTAGCCTATTGCCTGGCTAAAGCAGGCAAGCAAGTAGTGGTTTTAGAAGATGGGCTGATTGGCAGCGGCGAAACGGGGCGCACCACCGCTCACATTGCCAACGCGCTCGACGACCGCTACAGCGAAATTGAAAGCTTGTTTGGCGAAGAAGGTGCTCGCTATGCCGCTGAAAGCCATACCGCAGCCATTAACCTGATTGAGCAAATTTGCCGCGAAGAAAACATTGACTGTGATTTTAAACGTGTTGATGGTTACCTGTTCCTGCACCCCTCTGACAAAAAAAAATCATTAGACGACGAGTTAACGGCAACTCATAAAGCGGGCATTGCTACAGACATGATTTATAGCGTTTCGGGTATCCCGACCGAGAGTGGACCCAGCTTAAAATTCCCACAACAAGCCCAGTTTCATCCATTAAAATATTTAAATGGTTTAGCAGAAGCTTTTACACGTTTGGGTGGCAGAATCTATACAAAAACACATGCCGACAAAGTAAAAGAAGGTGTAGTAGAGGCAAACGGCTTTAAGGTTGAGGCTGAACAAATTGTAGTGGCCACCAATACACCATTTAACGATTGGGCCACCATGCATACCAAGCAATCGCCTTACCGGTCGTACGTAATTGTAGCTAAAGTCCCTAAAGATAAAATTGAACCTGCCTTGTGGTGGGACACCGGCGATCAAAATTCGGTGTGGCCAAGCATGCCGTACAATTACGTACGCACCCAACCTTATGATGACCAATATGATCTACTGATTCATGGCGGAGCAGATCATAAAACCGCACAAGCCAATAAGGAAGACGAGCCCGAAGAAGAGCGCTACAAGCGCCTGGAAACTTGGCTACGCGAACGCTTTCCGCAGGCAGAAGAAATTGTTTACCGATGGTCGGGCCAAGTGATGGAACCGGTAGATGATCTGGGGTTTATAGGTAAAAATCCTGGTGATGAAAATATTTACATTGTAACCGGCGACTCGGGCAATGGCATGACGCATGGCACGTTGGCAGGCATACTCATTACTGATTTAATAACCGGGAAAGAAAATCGGTGGGCCAAATTGTATGATCCGGGACGGATAACCGTTACCCTGCATACCGCTAAAACTTATCTCCAGGAACAATATACCACCCTCACTCAATTTGTCGACTACCTTCTACCGTCGGACGTTGAATCATTACAAAGTGTTAAACCGGGCGAGGCTGCCATTGTGGGTAAGCTTAAAAAAGTTGCTGTTTATCGTGATGAAGCCGGCACTTTTAGCGCTTACAGTGCGGTATGCCCGCACATGGGTTGCGTGGTGCAATGGAACAACGACGAAAAATCATTTGACTGCCCTTGCCATGGGTCGCGATTTACCTGCAAAGGCGAACTGATGAACGGACCAGCAAATGCTAACCTTGAAGCCGTTAAGGTACCCGGACAATAG
- a CDS encoding rod shape-determining protein MreD encodes MSRIIIHNLVRFVVLVLLQVFLLKNISLYNLSMPYLYILFIMLLPLETPNLLLFTLAFLMGIIIDMFYDTPGLHAAASVILAFVRVLFVSITVQRDGFDNEPAPTLGNMGFRWFFTYSAILILIHHFFLFSLEVFRFSEIQYTLLRFLSSSLFTLFLILITSFLFYRRKER; translated from the coding sequence ATGAGTAGAATAATCATTCATAATCTTGTGCGCTTTGTAGTACTGGTGTTGCTGCAGGTTTTTTTGCTGAAAAACATCAGCTTGTACAACCTGTCTATGCCCTATCTGTACATTCTGTTTATTATGCTACTCCCATTAGAAACGCCTAATTTATTATTGTTTACATTGGCGTTTTTGATGGGTATCATCATTGATATGTTTTATGATACACCGGGTTTGCATGCTGCTGCCAGCGTAATATTGGCCTTTGTAAGAGTGCTGTTTGTAAGTATTACCGTACAACGCGATGGTTTTGATAATGAGCCGGCGCCTACTTTGGGCAATATGGGTTTCCGCTGGTTTTTTACTTATTCGGCTATATTGATATTAATTCATCATTTTTTTCTTTTTAGCCTCGAAGTTTTCCGGTTTTCTGAAATACAATATACTTTATTACGTTTCTTATCCAGTTCACTATTTACCTTATTTTTGATTTTAATAACAAGCTTTTTATTTTACAGAAGGAAAGAACGTTAA